The sequence agaataattttcacCGTTACATATCTCGCTCTAAAAGCTTTGCAAAATCACATAGTGAATGCAAAACTAGGGAGTTCTCTACAGAAACAAAAGGCACAACAACTTAGCTTGTTGCGCAAAAAACAAGTTTAACACAATAATAAAGTTATCGATTCCATGATTTTCTAACATAGAAACATGAATCCGAATAACATGTTACCAAAAATAGTGTTGGTGGGGTTCCCAGCCGCCGCATTCATGGCTGCATCGCCGATGAGTCGTTCGGTTTCCTTGAAAGATACACAAGAAGATGTGATGCGGTTTCCCTGCTCATTGGGTACGATCTCCACACGATCATGTCGCCACACGGACACACATGAATATGTTGTTCCCAAATCGATACCAATCGCCCGTGCTTGGCCTTCTCCAGACATGGTAATCTGCTCAATCCACGAAACCATACATACTTATAAAAACCAAACTATTTCACAGTCACTTGTTTTaaatcaataatatatatagagAATCGTCTTTCTTGAAATTTCaaattgtaatatttttcaaaaatacttcAAACAAAAGGTATCTCAATTGTACTCTACGGAAAGCACCttaattattattactatttctaaatgaaaggaattttattccttggtTTTATTCGTTGGATATCTCGTCCCTAATTAAATGGAGATTATAacattttgctttctagacaagataaAATATTTGGTAAATATCTTGAGTATATATCGATtatgttaaagatatatttgccaaagtttaattcatatcttgataaggtgattatttgatagaatataatttgatattatcaagatttgatttgcaagatttgatagagtttatttcctactaaaacaTGGTTTcttattcatgtaggactctatctaaggaaatcttcaagatttgaatgtaTATCTATAAAAGGGGATTTCACGCACAAGAGAGAACGAGACTTCAAACGATAATACACtgcgcatactctgaagaattatgttgaagaatttgaagaactctgaagcaaggtttgcaaccatcgttgttgcgtgtccccgtgttgccgttcgtgttgaagacatcagagacaacactgtgggaactgttttgttgaagatcttttttgtctcttcaatttaggctacgggagttgcatccaatttcttttatacttcgttgtattttaggatgcatgtttgatttctcaacttgttgagaaatttaggatttactgACTTTTCATAAAATCACTAGGTTTatctttgtaagactgatcttacttttactagtgatatttagccctaaggcacccgcacgagtttttatactcgtgctgatttattttctttgtgttgtttacgctttaaatttctactgcactgtgttgtctgtggtgttacAACACGAAGGACAACACTGAACGTTTTTCATAACAAACCACGTACACAGTTTCTTtcacgtggcatcagagccaacacttgactttactaagtgaATTCCTGGTTCGTGTTACAGGTTGGTTGGTTATGGATACTCCGTACACAAGTTCAATTCGTCCACCTATTTTGGATGGGACAAATTACAACCCTTGGAAATTAAAGATGAGCATGTACATTCAATCCATTGATTCCAGATCTTGGCAACATGTCCTTGATGGTTGGACACCACCTATGAGAGAAGATGATATACCTGGACCAAAACCAAGAGCTCAATGGACAGTCGATGAAAATACTGCAGCTATTGCAAATGCAAAAGCTATTAATGCTATGTTTGTTTCTGTTGATATAAATatgtttaatctaattggtactTGTACTTGTGCAATGGATGTTTGGGAAAAACTTCAAACTCATTGTGAAAGCTTAGCTAGTGTCAAGAAGACAAGGATGCGTCTACTAACTTCCAAATTTGAGAAATTAAGAATGGAGGAATCAGAGACTATCATGGAATATAATGGAAGATTGAAGACCATTGCAAATGAAGCATCCATACTTGGCGATCCGATTTCGAACGAGAGACGTGTGTCCAAAGTGCTTCGTTCTGTCCCTAAAAGATTTCACACCAAAGTATGTGCTATAGATGAATCCaaagatacatctataatgggATTGGATGAGTTGATGAGCTCTCTACGCACATATGAGATGGAGATGGAAGCCGGAGATGACTccaaaggtaagtctattgcttTTCAAGTTTCTAATGAAGTTTACCATGATTTTTCTGAAGTCCAACAGGAGGTGAAGGAATCTGATCTTGAAGAAAATTCAATTACCTTGATTTAAAAGAAATTCACTAATTATCTCaaggtaatgaaagaaaagaaggatgTGAAAGGCGCACTACCTTCGAAAATTCCTAGACTGTCTTCTTCAGAGAAGACTCAAAAACCTGTTGTTACTCGAGGACCTcgtcaaaggtatgaaggtaagATTCAGTCCTCAAACAAAAAATTTGATAGTGTTCAATGCAGGGAATGTAAGggatatggacactatgcatATGAGTGTGCAAATCGCCTTCGGAAAGGTATGAATGTGTCTCTAAGTgatgatgaatctgaagaagaacaagaaaaagTTGAACAGGAAGATCTcatatcttttactgctttactggagagtaagaaaaattttcagattaatcctctcggtgttggctccggtgttgcaacacctggaCGCAACACAGTTCAAAAATCTGTCTGTTTTACTGCATCTAACTTTGATGATTCCAGTGATTATGAAGAACAGGTAGCTGATGCTTACACTCTAGAAGGAATGAAAAAACTTTATGAAGAGTTGTACCTTGATTGGGTCAAGAGAAATAAACTGAATACAACTCTCACTAAAGAGAATACTGAATTGAAAGCATCTTTAGCTAGACTTGAAGATATCATGAGCAAGAAAAACCTGGAATTAGGGTTGATAAATTTAGAACTTGAAAAGGCGAATTCAACTCTTGCTAGATTTAATTCAAGTTCAAACAAACTTGATACTATGTTGACTATGGGTAAGGATGACAAGTTTGGACTTGGTTTTAaggaaagtgtttttgaaattGGTGAATCCTCTAAAGCAccagtgtttgtgaaggaaAGTAGCAATACTTCAAATCAACCTTCAATGGTTTCCGAAGGTAAGAAACCGCTTCCTAAGAAGGATGTTCCTATCACTACTTCGAAACGTTGGAAACGTCCTTATGTGTGTCATTACTGTCTCAAACCTGGTCACATCAGACCATTCTGTCGTAAGCTTAAAAGTGACTATATTGTATGGGAATCTAAGCAGGTGTTGTCGCCCGTGTTGCACAACACCAAGCGCAACACTGGCAAACAGAGGTCTACTGTGAAGAAAGTTTGGATACCAAAGACTGATTCTAATTGTTTTGTTATCTATAATTCCCTGAAAGCTAACATTGTAGGAAATTGGTACTTTTATAGTGGAAGCTCTCGGCATATGACAGgtttgaaagatcacctcacgGATTATGTTGAACAAAGTGGTGGTAAGGTGACCTGTGGAGGTGGTGCGAAGGGAAAGATTGTTGGCAAGGGAACTCTCAATGTTGAAGGATTTCCAAGACTTCACAACGTTCTGCATGTTGAAGGACTCAatgcaaatttaattttgattagtCAATTATGCGATGATGATttgcatgtgaagtttgataaagTATTTGTGAAGTGTTTGACAAGTCTAACAGATGTGTTATTATAGGTACAAGATCAGTTGATAATTGCTACCAACTTGGTGAGGAATTGGCATGCAGACACTCAAAGGTTGATGAGTTTAGCCTATGGAACCAAAAGCTtggacatgtgaatttcaagacctTAAGAATTTGTGTAAGTTTGGAGCTGTTAGAGGTCTTCCAAATCTTAAGTCTGGAGTTCCTTACgtttgtggtgcatgccaaaaaggtaagcaaacccgTGTTGCGCATCCCGTGTTACAACATTGTGGGACAACACGGTGTCTTGAACTTTTACAcatggatttgatgggtccCGTGGAAGTTGAAAGTTATGGAGGTAAAACGTATTCTTTGGTATGTGTTGATGACTTTTCTCGTTTTACATGGGTAAGATTtcttagagaaaaatcagacacttttgatatttttaagaagttgtttaccaagattactaacctacatactttgactgtagcaagaatcagaactgat comes from Henckelia pumila isolate YLH828 chromosome 4, ASM3356847v2, whole genome shotgun sequence and encodes:
- the LOC140862877 gene encoding uncharacterized protein, which gives rise to MDTPYTSSIRPPILDGTNYNPWKLKMSMYIQSIDSRSWQHVLDGWTPPMREDDIPGPKPRAQWTVDENTAAIANAKAINAMFVSVDINMFNLIGTCTCAMDVWEKLQTHCESLASVKKTRMRLLTSKFEKLRMEESETIMEYNGRLKTIANEASILGDPISNERRVSKVLRSVPKRFHTKVCAIDESKDTSIMGLDELMSSLRTYEMEMEAGDDSKGKSIAFQVSNEVYHDFSEVQQEVKESDLEENSITLI